From a region of the Longimicrobium sp. genome:
- a CDS encoding secretin N-terminal domain-containing protein, producing MRSQTVHRALAAALACLLLAAPPASAQVRINYQDAELTTVISALAEMAGLNVVFVGVDPATRVTIKMGRPIAPDEIPGLIRTILESAGFATVDRGGILQVVPAGQAPTLGETQVFVHPLRHASATELALTLAAIYGSTDAANAAAGDTRGRRSLSEQLRSERNGSAIATFPGSTNTVTGSPLGGAGRDRPTLSNPNAGQAPVVGGLMVGEAAVVPYTATNSLIIRTTPRNYELLRQTIDRLDTRPLQVVIEVFVAEVTLDKETQFGVDWVARLGNSAGGQAVRSVERFRTLADTTPGGAVVTLGFTEGDFDVRATLRAIAADARVNVLATPSVLARNNEEARILVGSQVPFTQIARSGLSGEVLDRVVQFRDVGTELAIVPTINQDGYVTLSVLQQVSTLTNQTLFGAPIITVREAQTSAVVRDRQTVVIGGLIGSEESRFRRGIPILKDIPLLGYLFRDTETRGRKTELVIFLTPYLVESDADLERLRERSIERTNSRQQIRRELDRNRLDSVRVVPSAPVPVPPAPQGTPPAAPVPPVTPQAQPARTPQP from the coding sequence GTGAGAAGCCAAACCGTGCACCGTGCGCTGGCCGCCGCGCTGGCCTGCCTCCTCCTCGCCGCGCCGCCCGCGAGCGCGCAGGTGAGGATCAACTACCAGGACGCGGAGCTGACGACGGTTATCAGCGCGCTCGCCGAGATGGCGGGGCTCAACGTCGTCTTCGTGGGCGTCGATCCCGCCACGCGCGTCACCATCAAGATGGGCCGCCCCATCGCGCCGGACGAGATCCCGGGGCTGATCCGCACCATCCTGGAGAGCGCGGGGTTCGCCACGGTGGACCGGGGCGGCATCCTGCAGGTGGTGCCCGCCGGGCAGGCGCCCACGCTGGGGGAGACGCAGGTCTTCGTGCACCCGCTGCGCCACGCATCCGCCACCGAGCTGGCGCTGACGCTGGCCGCCATCTACGGAAGCACCGACGCCGCCAACGCCGCCGCCGGCGACACGCGCGGGCGGCGGTCGCTGAGCGAACAGCTTCGCAGCGAGCGCAACGGCAGCGCCATCGCCACCTTCCCCGGCAGCACCAACACGGTGACGGGCTCCCCGCTCGGCGGCGCGGGACGGGACCGGCCCACGCTGTCGAACCCCAACGCGGGCCAGGCGCCGGTGGTGGGTGGGCTGATGGTGGGCGAGGCGGCCGTGGTCCCCTACACCGCCACCAACTCGCTCATCATCCGCACCACGCCGCGCAACTACGAGCTGCTGCGGCAGACCATCGACCGGCTGGACACGCGCCCGCTGCAGGTGGTGATCGAGGTCTTCGTGGCCGAGGTGACGCTGGACAAGGAGACGCAGTTCGGGGTGGACTGGGTGGCGCGGCTCGGAAACAGCGCGGGCGGGCAGGCGGTGCGCTCGGTGGAGCGCTTCCGCACCCTTGCGGACACGACCCCGGGTGGCGCGGTGGTCACGCTGGGCTTCACCGAGGGCGACTTCGACGTGCGCGCCACGCTGCGCGCCATCGCCGCGGACGCGCGCGTGAACGTGCTGGCCACGCCCAGCGTCCTCGCGCGCAACAACGAGGAAGCGCGCATCCTGGTGGGCAGCCAGGTCCCCTTCACCCAGATCGCGCGCTCGGGGCTCTCGGGTGAGGTGCTCGACCGCGTCGTCCAGTTCCGCGACGTGGGGACGGAGCTCGCCATCGTCCCAACCATCAACCAGGACGGCTACGTCACGCTCAGCGTGCTGCAGCAAGTCTCCACCCTCACCAATCAGACGCTCTTCGGCGCGCCCATCATCACCGTGCGCGAGGCGCAGACCTCGGCCGTGGTGCGCGACCGGCAGACGGTGGTCATCGGCGGGCTGATCGGCTCGGAGGAGTCGCGGTTCCGGCGCGGCATCCCGATCCTCAAGGACATCCCGCTCCTCGGCTACCTCTTCCGCGACACGGAGACGCGCGGCAGGAAAACGGAGCTGGTCATCTTCCTCACGCCCTACCTGGTAGAGTCGGACGCGGACCTGGAGCGGCTGCGCGAGCGCTCCATCGAGCGCACCAACAGCCGCCAGCAGATCCGCAGGGAGCTGGACCGCAACCGGCTGGACAGCGTTCGCGTGGTGCCGTCCGCGCCCGTGCCCGTTCCGCCCGCGCCGCAGGGGACGCCGCCCGCCGCGCCCGTGCCGCCGGTGACGCCGCAGGCGCAGCCCGCGCGCACCCCGCAGCCCTGA
- the gspE gene encoding type II secretion system ATPase GspE, translating to MLDDVRPLTDRLSARYLEEHRLVPIRLDGDAVVVAASEPPAPDVLGELAAVFERPVRIVEAPRAEIERAIDRAYGAAASTVNDVMADLREDGLELVTEGTESADDLEGLANQAPVIRLVNLILFDALQRRASDVHLDAMPDALRVRYRVDGVLREVSASPKRYQAAVVSRIKVMASMDIAERRLPQDGRIRLRMAEREVDLRVSTIPTVNGESVVLRILDRSGARTALEDLQMDPDDLRRFVRLIERPNGILLVTGPTGSGKTTTLYTALSRLNDETRKILTVEDPVEYQIRGVSQVEVHPRIGLSFAATLRSMLRQDPDVIMVGEIRDRETAEIAVQAALTGHLVLSTLHTNDAPSAVTRLLDMGVEDYLVAATVEGIVAQRLVRRVCPHCSEPRPAAADMATRLGVAPGTLFREGRGCDACDGTGYRGRTGIYEILNLTDRLRSMIVARAPLEDLRAAARAEGMRSLRAAGLARALAGETTLEEVLRVTAEAEE from the coding sequence GTGCTCGACGACGTCCGCCCGCTGACCGACCGCCTCTCCGCGCGCTACCTGGAGGAGCACCGCCTCGTCCCCATCCGCCTGGACGGGGACGCGGTGGTGGTCGCCGCATCGGAGCCCCCCGCGCCCGACGTGCTGGGGGAGCTCGCGGCCGTCTTCGAGCGCCCCGTACGCATCGTGGAGGCGCCGCGCGCGGAGATCGAACGCGCCATCGACCGCGCGTACGGGGCGGCGGCATCGACCGTCAACGACGTCATGGCCGACCTGCGCGAGGACGGCCTGGAGCTGGTGACGGAGGGCACCGAGAGCGCGGACGACCTGGAGGGGCTCGCCAACCAGGCGCCCGTCATCCGCCTGGTGAACCTGATCCTCTTCGACGCCCTGCAGCGCCGCGCCAGCGACGTGCACCTGGACGCCATGCCCGACGCCCTGCGCGTCCGCTATCGGGTGGACGGCGTGCTGCGCGAGGTCTCCGCATCGCCCAAGCGCTACCAGGCCGCGGTCGTCAGCCGCATCAAGGTGATGGCCAGCATGGACATCGCCGAGCGCCGGCTGCCGCAGGACGGGCGCATAAGGCTGCGCATGGCGGAGCGCGAGGTGGACCTGCGCGTCTCCACCATCCCGACGGTCAACGGCGAGTCGGTGGTGCTGCGCATCCTGGACCGCTCCGGCGCGCGCACGGCGCTGGAAGACCTGCAGATGGACCCGGACGACCTGCGCCGATTCGTGCGCCTGATCGAGCGCCCGAACGGCATCCTGCTGGTGACGGGCCCCACCGGATCGGGAAAGACGACCACGCTCTACACCGCCCTCTCGCGGCTCAACGACGAGACGCGAAAGATCCTCACCGTCGAAGACCCGGTCGAGTACCAGATCCGCGGCGTGTCGCAGGTGGAGGTGCATCCACGCATCGGCCTGAGCTTCGCCGCCACGCTTCGCTCGATGCTGCGCCAGGACCCGGACGTCATCATGGTCGGCGAGATCCGCGACCGCGAGACGGCGGAGATCGCGGTGCAGGCCGCGCTCACCGGCCACCTCGTCCTCTCCACGCTGCACACCAACGACGCGCCCTCCGCCGTCACTCGCTTGCTGGACATGGGCGTGGAAGACTACCTGGTGGCGGCGACCGTCGAGGGCATCGTGGCGCAGCGCCTCGTCCGCCGCGTCTGCCCGCACTGCTCCGAGCCGCGCCCCGCCGCCGCCGACATGGCCACCCGGCTCGGCGTCGCGCCCGGCACGCTCTTCCGCGAGGGCCGCGGCTGCGATGCGTGCGACGGCACCGGCTACCGCGGGCGCACGGGCATCTACGAGATCCTCAACCTCACCGACCGACTCCGCTCGATGATCGTGGCGAGGGCTCCGCTCGAGGATCTCCGCGCCGCCGCCCGCGCCGAGGGGATGCGCTCCCTGCGCGCCGCCGGCCTCGCCCGCGCGCTCGCCGGCGAGACCACG